In Candidatus Lernaella stagnicola, a single genomic region encodes these proteins:
- a CDS encoding AMP-binding protein — protein MSDIIWKPYGDYLEKSNIARFMQKHGIEGYDELIQRSVEDTSWFWDAALDDLNIEWYEPYSAVQEGGFPWTKWFIGGKTNIVLNCIDRHIRDGHGERLAIIYEDEDGNVTEWTYAQLNALVCRTANALKQAGVQRGDRVGIYMPMVPEIVAAFFATMKIGAIVIPVFSGFGARALADRMDDAKAKLLFTADGSLRRGKIFPIKQEADRAVEMTPSIETVVVFERANVDVNMVAGRDVTWTEFIAEQSEACTTEIMEAEDYALMIYTSGTTGKPKGTVHTHAGCLAQMSKELGYAFDVKVGDVFFWFTDIGWMMGPWEMIGVQVFGSTYVLFDGAPNYPDPDRLWELVERHKITHLGISPTAIRLLKGFDEEWVDKHDLSSLKYLGSTGEPWDPESYMWFFNKVGKGKLPIINISGGTEIVGCHLSPLPITDLKPCTLRGPGLGMAVDVFDEEGNSLPVGIGHLVCKKPAPSMTKGFLNDPDRYLETYFSVFDDIWFHGDWAERDKDGFWFLRGRSDDTIKIAGKRTGPAEIESAALQHRYAMEAAAIGVPDKLKGEDAVVFIVLKEGVEASEQLRADIVKQIVKELGKTLRPKKVLFVDDLPKTRSAKILRRVVKDVYLGKKVGDVASCANPAAIEAVKTAK, from the coding sequence ATGAGCGATATCATCTGGAAACCGTATGGAGATTATCTAGAAAAGAGCAACATCGCGCGTTTTATGCAAAAGCATGGAATTGAAGGCTACGACGAACTCATCCAACGCAGCGTGGAGGACACAAGTTGGTTCTGGGACGCCGCCCTGGATGATTTGAATATCGAGTGGTACGAGCCTTATTCGGCGGTGCAGGAAGGTGGCTTCCCGTGGACGAAATGGTTCATCGGCGGCAAGACGAACATCGTGCTCAATTGCATCGACCGCCATATTCGCGACGGCCACGGCGAGCGCCTGGCGATAATCTACGAAGATGAAGACGGCAACGTTACCGAATGGACTTACGCGCAACTCAATGCGCTCGTGTGCCGTACCGCTAACGCCCTGAAGCAAGCCGGTGTGCAGCGCGGCGATCGAGTCGGGATCTATATGCCGATGGTGCCGGAGATCGTGGCGGCCTTTTTTGCCACGATGAAAATCGGCGCGATCGTCATTCCGGTCTTCTCGGGTTTCGGCGCGCGCGCGCTGGCCGACCGCATGGACGACGCGAAGGCCAAGCTGCTGTTTACGGCCGATGGTTCCCTGCGCCGCGGGAAAATATTCCCGATTAAACAAGAGGCCGACCGCGCCGTGGAGATGACGCCGTCGATTGAAACGGTCGTCGTGTTTGAGCGCGCCAACGTGGACGTGAATATGGTCGCCGGTCGCGACGTGACATGGACGGAATTCATCGCCGAGCAATCCGAAGCCTGCACGACGGAGATCATGGAGGCCGAAGATTACGCGTTGATGATTTACACTTCGGGCACCACGGGCAAACCCAAGGGCACGGTGCACACGCACGCGGGCTGTTTGGCACAGATGTCCAAGGAACTCGGCTACGCTTTCGATGTGAAGGTGGGCGACGTCTTCTTCTGGTTCACCGATATCGGTTGGATGATGGGTCCGTGGGAGATGATCGGCGTGCAGGTTTTCGGCAGCACGTACGTACTGTTCGACGGTGCGCCGAACTATCCGGATCCGGATCGGCTGTGGGAGTTGGTGGAGCGCCACAAGATCACCCATCTGGGGATTTCCCCGACGGCGATTCGCTTGCTCAAGGGCTTTGACGAGGAGTGGGTCGATAAGCACGATCTGTCGTCGCTGAAGTACCTGGGTTCGACGGGCGAGCCGTGGGATCCGGAATCCTATATGTGGTTTTTCAATAAGGTCGGCAAAGGAAAGTTGCCGATCATCAACATTTCGGGCGGCACGGAAATCGTCGGTTGCCACCTTTCGCCGCTGCCGATCACGGACTTGAAGCCGTGTACCTTGCGCGGGCCCGGCCTGGGCATGGCGGTCGATGTATTCGATGAGGAAGGCAACTCGCTGCCGGTCGGCATCGGGCACTTGGTGTGCAAGAAACCGGCGCCGTCAATGACCAAGGGGTTCTTGAACGATCCGGATCGCTACCTGGAAACCTATTTCTCGGTATTCGATGACATTTGGTTCCACGGCGATTGGGCCGAACGGGACAAGGACGGGTTCTGGTTCCTGCGCGGGCGCAGCGACGACACGATCAAAATCGCCGGCAAGCGCACCGGTCCGGCGGAAATCGAATCGGCGGCGTTGCAGCATCGTTACGCCATGGAAGCGGCGGCGATCGGCGTGCCCGACAAGCTCAAGGGCGAGGACGCGGTGGTGTTCATCGTGTTGAAAGAGGGCGTGGAAGCGAGCGAGCAATTGCGCGCGGATATCGTGAAGCAGATCGTGAAAGAACTCGGCAAGACGTTGCGGCCCAAGAAGGTCCTATTCGTCGACGATCTGCCGAAAACGCGGTCGGCGAAGATACTCAGGCGCGTGGTCAAAGACGTGTATCTCGGCAAGAAGGTCGGCGATGTCGCCTCGTGCGCAAATCCGGCGGCCATCGAGGCGGTCAAGACGGCGAAGTAG
- a CDS encoding DUF1566 domain-containing protein, with product MAFSRYLLMLAILSLFVVSFAFAFACGDDDDDDDSVPGDDDNNDNDNDDDNDDAGDDDDDDDNDDDSSAGAVWTDSTTGLTWQNEMPIQLIWEQALSYCNDLEWGGFSDWHLPTISELRSLIRGCDATATGGSCGVTDSCLAYDSCWDIICWSCDEGNGPANGNFWPSEMVGLGGWYWSSSAISDYADWVWAIPFYGGDIDGYDASLEVYVRCVR from the coding sequence ATGGCGTTTTCCCGTTATTTACTCATGCTTGCCATTCTCTCCCTGTTTGTCGTGTCGTTCGCGTTTGCGTTTGCGTGCGGTGACGACGATGACGATGACGACAGCGTTCCGGGCGATGATGACAACAATGACAATGACAACGACGATGACAATGATGACGCGGGCGACGATGACGATGACGATGACAATGACGACGATTCATCCGCCGGGGCTGTTTGGACGGACTCAACCACCGGCCTTACCTGGCAAAACGAGATGCCGATCCAGTTAATTTGGGAACAAGCCCTTAGCTACTGCAACGATCTGGAATGGGGTGGATTCAGCGACTGGCATCTGCCGACGATTTCCGAACTGCGCTCCCTGATTCGCGGCTGCGATGCGACAGCGACCGGCGGCTCCTGCGGCGTGACCGATTCGTGTCTCGCCTACGACTCGTGCTGGGACATAATCTGTTGGTCCTGCGATGAAGGAAACGGCCCGGCCAACGGCAATTTCTGGCCGAGCGAAATGGTAGGCCTGGGCGGCTGGTATTGGTCTTCTTCGGCCATTTCGGATTACGCCGATTGGGTGTGGGCGATTCCCTTCTACGGCGGCGATATTGACGGCTACGACGCCTCGCTGGAGGTCTACGTACGCTGCGTCCGCTGA